From Rutidosis leptorrhynchoides isolate AG116_Rl617_1_P2 chromosome 3, CSIRO_AGI_Rlap_v1, whole genome shotgun sequence, a single genomic window includes:
- the LOC139898023 gene encoding NADPH-dependent pterin aldehyde reductase, with protein sequence MATAVMNGVGGAVAGTTAQKTVLITGVSRGLGKALALEIAKRGHSVIGCSRSQQKLNSLQSDISSSSSSSSSENQHIFLNVDVCSNSSVQELARVVMEKKGVPDIIVNNAGTINKNNRLWEVPEEEFNAVIDTNLKGLANVLRHFIPVMIEKKQGIIVNMSSGWGRSAAAQVAPYCASKWAVEGLTKSVAKELPAGMAIVALNPGVINTDMLQSCFGSSASLYQEPDSWAPKAADMILNLTMADNGASLSV encoded by the exons ATGGCGACGGCTGTGATGAACGGCGTCGGAGGAGCTGTAGCTGGAACCACCGCTCAAAAGACGGTGTTAATAACAGGTGTAAGCAGAGGTTTAGGGAAAGCATTAGCCCTAGAAATCGCAAAAAGAGGTCATTCTGTAATCGGATGTTCTCGTTCGCAACAAAAACTCAATTCTCTCCAATCAGACatctcttcttcttcatcatcatcatcgtctgaAAATCAACACATTTTTCTGAATGTTGACGTC TGTTCGAATAGCAGTGTTCAAGAGTTGGCTCGAGTTGTTATGGAGAAGAAAGGTGTTCCAGATATTATTG TAAATAATGCAGGTACCATAAACAAAAACAACAGACTATGGGAAGTTCCAGAGGAGGAATTCAATGCTGTGATTGATACTAATCTCAAGGGACTTGCAAATGTTTTGCGTCACTTTATTCCTGTTATGATTGAGAAAAAACAAGGCATTATTGTCAATATGTCGTCCGGGTGGGGAAGGTCTGCTGCAGCACAG GTGGCACCTTATTGTGCTTCGAAATGGGCAGTGGAAGGGTTGACCAAGTCAGTGGCAAAGGAGTTGCCAGCTGGAATGGCAATTGTTGCACTAAATCCCGGAGTCATAAATACCGATATGCTTCAATCGTGCTTTGGCAGTTCAGCCAGTCTGTACCAGGAACCCGACTCGTG GGCTCCTAAGGCAGCTGATATGATACTAAATCTGACAATGGCTGACAATGGTGCATCTCTTTCAGTATAA